The following proteins are encoded in a genomic region of Ptychodera flava strain L36383 chromosome 23 unlocalized genomic scaffold, AS_Pfla_20210202 Scaffold_24__1_contigs__length_23054250_pilon, whole genome shotgun sequence:
- the LOC139124681 gene encoding uncharacterized protein, which produces MSSPSLFCLLLVLIGCVIVSSATDADLSLEIYTIFNPMPFMVTFETGTNVSINVMSITVRNNGPDDLPSLGSGQIHYEMGMYITALEGDKMLDPVQVDSFSLNDDVVLRRANGIVAGGDQAYQVPDWPTAVINYPAEKCKTHSHLCVVLEHVDVVPVTLTITNAELPTFVYDTPSEVMLDIKLHNAGGTTVPGGVENLGFSAFIASDNSMDADFQVDCGDVNVNSTTLLNSIGPWSDTVYSDVRVTVTIPQLHCSDFNYLCIVFKKASDNATFEDDDSNNLICLPFDEVADGGAGAVVCPSEDPDQETPAKFSMGDVALWALLGVACFLLVSGILLFLCFLCLTFISVQRKKNKVDVEQQNHTVVIDVNKVENTIPTPITAWEIQYM; this is translated from the exons atttgtcaCTAGAAATCTATACCATCTTCAATCCGATGCCCTTTATGGTGACCTTTGAAACGGGAACGAATGTGTCAATCAACGTCATGTCAATTACAGTAAGAAACAATGGTCCGGATGATCTCCCCTCTCTCGGTAGTGGTCAAATCCATTATGAGATGGGTATGTACATCACCGCATTGGAGGGGGACAAGATGCTGGATCCAGTTCAAGTCGATTCTTTCTCTCTGAACGACGACGTAGTTTTGCGCCGAGCCAATGGCATTGTTGCTGGTGGTGACCAAGCCTACCAAGTGCCTGATTGGCCAACTGCTGTGATCAACTACCCAGCCGAGAAATGCAAAACACATAGCCACCTTTGTGTTGTTTTAGAACACGTTG ACGTTGTACCCGTAACGTTGACAATCACCAACGCTGAACTTCCAACTTTTGTGTATGACACACCAAGCGAAGTCATGCTCGATATTAAACTTCACAATGCGGGAGGCACTACGGTTCCAGGCGGCGTCGAAAACCTCGGATTCAGCGCTTTCATTGCCAGCGACAACAGCATGGACGCTGACTTTCAGGTCGACTGTGGTGACGTCAATGTCAACTCAACCACTTTGTTGAATTCTATCGGACCTTGGAGCGATACTGTATACAGTGACGTCAGAGTTACTGTCACTATACCCCAGCTACACTGTAGCGATTTCAACTACCTCTGCATCGTCTTCAAGAAAG CCTCTGACAACGCAACATTCGAAGACGACGACAGCAACAACCTTATATGTCTACCATTTGACGAAGTTGCCGATGGTGGCGCTGGTGCTGTCGTCTGCCCAAGCGAAGATCCCGACCAGGAAACCCCGGCAAAGTTTTCGATGGGAGACGTGGCATTGTGGGCTCTCCTCGGTGTTGCCTGCTTTCTACTGGTATCGGGCATCTTACTCTTCTTGTGTTTCCTGTGTCTTACATTCATCAGTGTCCAAAGGAAGAAGAACAAAGTTGATGTTGAACAACAAAACCACACAGTCGTTATCGACGTCAACAAAGTGGAGAATACAATACCGACACCAATTACTGCGTGGGAAATACAGTATATGTGA